A genomic window from Qipengyuania oceanensis includes:
- a CDS encoding ExbD/TolR family protein, producing MTYVSTRSVDSHRRAAGFDRPIGEINTTPLIDVMLVLVVMFIITIPIATHSLEIPLPNGAASLPVEAANTVSIDASDRLYWNGKPLTRQELLNQLAATTSLPEQPLLRFEPDPDASYDQSARTIALIKDSGVDRCAFIGNERYREFARGE from the coding sequence ATGACCTACGTTTCCACCCGTTCCGTCGACAGCCACCGCCGCGCCGCTGGGTTCGATCGACCCATCGGCGAAATCAACACGACACCGCTGATCGACGTCATGCTGGTGCTGGTCGTGATGTTCATCATCACCATTCCGATCGCCACGCACTCGCTGGAGATTCCCTTGCCGAACGGGGCGGCGAGCCTGCCCGTCGAAGCAGCAAACACCGTGTCGATCGATGCTTCGGACCGGCTTTACTGGAACGGCAAGCCACTTACGCGCCAGGAACTGCTCAACCAGCTGGCGGCCACGACAAGCCTGCCCGAGCAACCCCTGCTCCGCTTCGAACCCGATCCGGATGCCAGCTACGACCAGTCCGCCAGAACCATCGCGCTGATCAAGGATTCGGGCGTGGACCGCTGCGCTTTCATCGGCAACGAACGATACAGGGAGTTCGCGCGTGGCGAGTAG
- a CDS encoding ExbD/TolR family protein encodes MASRRGARGRAFLPFDHGQPIATIGLAPFAGILLTVMLVFAALRPPVQHAVLVDLPAPPYPGEIGVLSPPTNKIIITRDGQVLWNAAPVSDAQLADILLSVADDNPQPSL; translated from the coding sequence GTGGCGAGTAGGCGCGGGGCGCGGGGGCGCGCATTTCTGCCTTTCGATCACGGGCAGCCGATCGCCACCATCGGCCTGGCGCCATTTGCCGGCATCCTGCTGACCGTGATGCTCGTTTTCGCCGCGCTGCGTCCGCCCGTGCAGCACGCGGTGCTGGTCGACCTGCCGGCCCCGCCCTATCCGGGCGAGATCGGGGTCCTCTCGCCGCCGACCAACAAAATCATCATCACACGCGATGGGCAGGTCCTGTGGAATGCCGCCCCGGTGTCGGACGCGCAGCTCGCCGATATCCTGCTTTCCGTGGCGGACGACAATCCGCAGCCCTCGCTATAG
- a CDS encoding ExbD/TolR family protein, with amino-acid sequence MAMSGGKDDGSPMMEMNTTPLIDVMLVLLIMFIITIPVATHAVNIDLPAPSDAPDNVDVDPIKNKLVLTRNGEILWNADTINQNQLVSLLQESTTINPEPELQFEPEPEASYDLSARVLNIIKGSGVTKFGFVGNEKYRTFDKE; translated from the coding sequence ATGGCAATGTCAGGCGGCAAGGACGATGGTTCGCCGATGATGGAAATGAACACGACGCCGTTGATCGACGTCATGCTCGTGCTCCTCATCATGTTCATCATCACCATCCCGGTGGCGACCCACGCGGTGAACATCGATCTTCCGGCACCTTCCGACGCGCCGGACAACGTCGATGTCGATCCGATCAAGAACAAGCTGGTGCTGACGCGTAACGGCGAGATCCTCTGGAACGCCGACACGATCAACCAGAACCAGCTCGTTTCGCTGCTCCAGGAATCGACCACGATCAACCCGGAGCCGGAACTGCAGTTCGAACCCGAGCCGGAAGCGAGCTACGACCTCTCGGCACGTGTGCTGAACATCATCAAGGGATCGGGCGTCACCAAGTTCGGCTTCGTCGGCAACGAGAAGTACCGGACTTTCGACAAGGAATAG
- a CDS encoding MotA/TolQ/ExbB proton channel family protein: protein MIIEFLAAAAGDAAPKNQFGFLEAMEQGGLIAWSIFGVLVIMSVGSFYILITKWLEQQKILNQYKGVRTNFWRANSLKEGATKLDKNSAWRQLVDDAVKAEDEHAKMTDSLEAHDWMHGSLARSEASINAKLAGGLPFLATVGATAPFVGLLGTVIGIYRALINIGLAGSASIDKVAGPVGEALIMTAIGLLVAVPAVLAYNWLQSRNKKIAAMLTGFSTDLLANISSKGTIRPAVMTGASTQQAGKAARTAPAATPTKS from the coding sequence ATGATTATCGAATTTCTTGCAGCTGCCGCCGGAGACGCGGCGCCGAAGAACCAGTTCGGCTTTCTCGAGGCCATGGAGCAGGGCGGCCTGATCGCATGGTCGATTTTCGGCGTGCTTGTGATCATGTCCGTCGGCTCGTTCTACATTCTCATCACCAAGTGGCTCGAGCAGCAGAAGATTCTCAACCAGTACAAGGGTGTCCGCACCAACTTCTGGCGCGCCAACTCGCTCAAGGAAGGCGCCACCAAGCTCGACAAGAACAGCGCCTGGCGCCAGCTCGTCGACGATGCCGTGAAGGCCGAAGACGAACACGCCAAGATGACCGACAGCCTCGAAGCGCATGACTGGATGCACGGCTCGCTCGCGCGTTCGGAAGCATCGATCAACGCCAAGCTCGCGGGCGGCCTGCCGTTCCTCGCGACCGTCGGCGCGACCGCTCCCTTCGTCGGCCTGCTCGGTACGGTTATCGGTATCTACCGCGCGCTCATCAACATCGGCCTCGCCGGTTCGGCCTCGATCGACAAGGTCGCGGGTCCGGTCGGTGAAGCGCTGATCATGACCGCCATCGGTCTGCTCGTCGCGGTTCCGGCCGTGCTCGCCTACAACTGGCTGCAGAGCCGGAACAAGAAGATCGCAGCCATGCTGACCGGCTTCTCGACCGACCTGCTCGCCAACATCAGCTCGAAAGGCACGATCCGTCCGGCAGTCATGACCGGGGCTTCGACCCAGCAGGCTGGCAAGGCTGCCCGCACTGCCCCGGCTGCGACCCCCACGAAGAGCTGA
- a CDS encoding ExbD/TolR family protein encodes MAISTGGDGGETPMSDINTTPLVDVMLVLLIIFLIAVPVAIQTIEKLEIPIMESIESKDKVENLLITVTTTDAEGRTAGPIRSGFSGATRDGACRIYLNNTTPVDSTELYDQAFERLDAIVQRAGGPEAIMEDPDQIPQVHIRGDVNAPWRCVAGAIYNVQAAGYPTIGFISNPVDPNG; translated from the coding sequence ATGGCGATTTCGACAGGCGGCGACGGCGGCGAGACGCCGATGTCCGACATCAACACCACGCCGCTCGTGGACGTGATGCTGGTGCTGCTGATCATCTTCCTCATCGCGGTTCCGGTTGCGATCCAGACGATCGAAAAGCTCGAGATTCCGATCATGGAATCGATCGAATCCAAGGACAAGGTCGAGAATCTGCTGATCACGGTCACCACGACCGATGCGGAGGGCCGGACTGCCGGACCCATCCGTAGCGGCTTCAGCGGCGCGACCCGCGACGGTGCCTGCAGAATCTACCTCAACAACACCACTCCGGTGGATTCGACGGAACTCTACGACCAGGCATTCGAACGTCTCGATGCCATCGTGCAGCGGGCCGGCGGACCCGAGGCGATCATGGAAGATCCCGACCAGATCCCGCAGGTCCACATCCGCGGTGACGTCAACGCTCCGTGGCGCTGCGTCGCTGGCGCGATCTACAACGTGCAGGCCGCGGGCTATCCCACCATCGGCTTCATTTCCAACCCGGTCGACCCGAACGGTTGA